In Candidatus Poribacteria bacterium, one genomic interval encodes:
- a CDS encoding site-specific DNA-methyltransferase, with protein MPCIDIYHGDNLPILRAMADASFDLVYADPPFNTGKRQSRTRLRTVRDDEGDRTGFQGNRYRTVKLGSQSFADAFDDYLGFLEPRLVEIRRILKPNGSLFLHIDYREAHYCKVLLDLLFGRESFINEIVWAYDYGARSTKRWSPKHDTILWYAKDPSDFVFRLDEADRIPYMAPGLVGPEKATRGKMPTDVWWHTVVSPTGKEKTGYPTQKPLGIVTRIVKVHSLPEGRLLDPFAGSGTLGEAGARLGRDVVLIDNSATAMDTMARRLAFAEPRFHGFTTPEPVVSSP; from the coding sequence ATGCCGTGCATCGACATATACCATGGCGACAACCTGCCCATCCTTCGCGCAATGGCTGACGCCTCGTTCGACCTCGTCTACGCGGACCCGCCATTCAACACGGGCAAGCGGCAGTCACGAACTCGTCTACGGACGGTGCGAGACGACGAAGGCGACCGGACGGGCTTCCAGGGGAACCGGTACCGGACCGTCAAGCTGGGGAGCCAGTCGTTCGCCGACGCATTCGACGACTACCTGGGCTTCCTGGAACCCCGTCTCGTCGAGATTCGACGGATCCTCAAGCCCAACGGCTCGCTGTTCCTCCACATCGACTACCGCGAGGCGCACTACTGCAAGGTGCTCCTCGACCTGCTGTTCGGGCGCGAGAGCTTCATCAACGAGATCGTCTGGGCGTACGACTACGGCGCGCGTTCCACCAAGCGCTGGTCGCCGAAGCACGACACGATCCTGTGGTACGCCAAGGACCCGTCAGACTTCGTGTTCCGCCTGGACGAAGCCGACCGCATCCCGTACATGGCTCCTGGATTGGTCGGTCCTGAGAAGGCGACGCGCGGCAAGATGCCGACCGACGTCTGGTGGCACACCGTCGTCAGCCCGACCGGGAAGGAAAAGACGGGCTACCCGACCCAGAAGCCACTGGGCATTGTCACGAGGATCGTCAAGGTGCACAGCCTGCCGGAGGGTCGGTTGCTGGACCCGTTCGCTGGAAGCGGCACGCTAGGCGAGGCGGGAGCCCGCCTGGGCAGGGATGTCGTGCTGATCGACAACAGCGCGACGGCGATGGACACGATGGCGCGCCGGCTCGCCTTTGCGGAGCCCCGGTTCCACGGGTTCACGACGCCGGAACCGGTCGTTTCCAGTCCGTAA
- a CDS encoding DUF2961 domain-containing protein encodes MVLDDLCRLRPGTSRRISSWDKSGRNGDAWPIPPGETTTLAEIDGAGIVRHIWVTVAAEDPLYLRKTVLRMWWDGQAHPSVETPLGDFFGVGHARATSYSCAPLNMSANVQNEQHAAMNAYFPMPFAKGARIAVTNESDKPIRSFYFYVDYDALPSVGDDMARFHTQWRRENPCPRAATLDSSTPDVNLTDAENYLFFEAEGRGHYVGVNLSIHNLMGGWWGEGDDMIMIDGQKWPPDLHGTGSEDYFSQAWGSQPHNTFPYCGVSYHRGPHNGFNEKITVYRYHICDPVVFTKSIRVSIEHGHANDRSDDYSSTAYWYQTLPSKPLLPLPNVEDRLPRADVTLYPIDLPIPVTDRGRSGSPISPAKWSPK; translated from the coding sequence ATCGTGTTGGACGATCTGTGCCGCCTGCGGCCAGGAACGAGCCGCCGCATCTCGAGCTGGGACAAGTCGGGACGGAACGGCGACGCGTGGCCCATCCCACCTGGCGAGACGACCACGCTGGCTGAAATCGACGGAGCCGGCATCGTGCGTCACATCTGGGTGACGGTCGCAGCAGAGGACCCGCTGTACCTTCGGAAGACCGTCCTCCGAATGTGGTGGGACGGACAGGCGCATCCGAGCGTCGAGACGCCGCTGGGCGACTTCTTCGGTGTAGGTCACGCCCGAGCCACGTCCTACTCGTGCGCGCCTCTCAACATGTCGGCGAACGTCCAGAACGAGCAGCACGCGGCGATGAACGCCTACTTCCCGATGCCCTTCGCCAAGGGCGCGCGCATCGCCGTCACCAACGAGAGCGACAAGCCCATCCGGTCGTTCTACTTCTACGTCGACTACGATGCCCTGCCGTCCGTCGGCGACGACATGGCGCGGTTCCACACCCAGTGGCGCCGGGAGAACCCTTGTCCGCGCGCCGCGACGCTCGATTCGTCAACGCCCGACGTCAACCTGACCGACGCCGAGAACTATCTGTTCTTCGAGGCTGAAGGGCGGGGACACTACGTCGGCGTGAACCTGAGCATCCACAATCTGATGGGCGGATGGTGGGGCGAAGGCGACGACATGATCATGATCGACGGCCAGAAGTGGCCCCCCGATCTGCATGGAACCGGCAGCGAGGACTACTTCTCGCAGGCGTGGGGTTCGCAGCCGCACAACACGTTCCCGTACTGCGGCGTCTCCTACCACAGGGGCCCGCACAACGGGTTCAACGAGAAGATCACGGTCTATCGCTACCACATCTGCGACCCGGTCGTCTTCACGAAGTCCATCCGCGTCAGCATCGAACACGGACACGCGAACGACCGGAGCGACGACTACTCCTCGACCGCCTACTGGTACCAGACGCTCCCGAGCAAGCCGCTCCTGCCGCTTCCGAACGTCGAGGATCGGCTGCCGCGAGCGGACGTCACGCTCTACCCGATCGATCTGCCCATCCCCGTGACGGATCGCGGACGGAGCGGAAGCCCCATCAGCCCGGCGAAGTGGTCGCCGAAGTAG